One stretch of Priestia megaterium DNA includes these proteins:
- a CDS encoding PAS domain S-box protein — protein sequence MSPHRELTSEAAQKQQGELQQLRAIFNDVLDAIVVFDEYFQVINANESACGLFEKTKDELLTYQMKDFLMYFPYDMIEAYYPALLEESYFKYEGAMTLRSGMMKHVEFTSHKHSHMSGIIVCTFRDITQHKMMENERFISHHMFMDVFNEAVDGIVIFDRTGQLIDANPSFCERLNYTRAQLLTKTLEELVEPTYHYKVKKLWRTLHQEGKTSGELPIRLENGDVTFFEFTTTANIYSQYYMSIMRDVTEKRLMEQQLLRSEKNFRAIFENAIEAILIWRDDGEILNANLASSRAFELPLNKLIGSNLYTFIDTKSFSALKVLQTFQTKGEIRNQLPFYMPNGEIKQLEFTGKKGIIEGDHLTIFRNISERTKIEQELRNNEEKFRQIFNGSIDGLVLWDGKRNIIDVNSSLCDILELSKEEICAHSMENFISSANLDAVIEHQETIEQKGEAEGEITYVTGNEKVKNIEFSTKKDILPGLYMTLLRDVTERNQMQEQIRKSDTLQVVGQLAAGIAHEIRNPMTALKGFVQLLESSIQEDHSLYFDIIKSELKRIETIITEFLVLAKPQAVKFEKKNLDAVVKETIDLLNAQALLENIQFELSVSPQLPMVYCEPNQIKQVLINVIKNAIEVTSNGGRIFIEVYSTEPGYVTVSVRDQGDGMPEERIKRLGEPFYTTKEKGTGLGLMVSYKIIEEHKGRIEVESKIGEGTAFHVILPA from the coding sequence ATGTCACCACACAGAGAATTAACATCTGAAGCTGCGCAAAAGCAGCAAGGTGAATTACAGCAGCTACGAGCTATTTTTAATGACGTATTAGATGCCATTGTCGTATTTGATGAGTATTTTCAAGTTATAAATGCAAATGAATCAGCCTGCGGGCTGTTTGAAAAAACAAAGGATGAGCTATTAACGTATCAAATGAAAGATTTTCTGATGTATTTTCCGTATGACATGATTGAAGCGTATTATCCAGCACTCTTAGAAGAAAGCTATTTCAAATATGAAGGCGCGATGACGCTTCGAAGCGGCATGATGAAACATGTTGAATTTACTTCACACAAACATAGTCACATGTCGGGCATTATTGTGTGTACATTTCGAGATATTACGCAGCACAAAATGATGGAAAATGAACGGTTTATTAGTCATCATATGTTTATGGATGTATTTAATGAAGCGGTAGACGGAATTGTCATTTTTGATCGAACTGGTCAGCTTATCGACGCGAACCCTTCATTTTGCGAAAGATTAAATTATACAAGAGCACAGCTTCTAACCAAAACATTAGAAGAGCTTGTAGAACCTACTTATCATTATAAAGTGAAAAAATTATGGAGAACTCTGCATCAAGAAGGAAAGACAAGCGGCGAGCTACCGATCAGGCTCGAAAATGGAGACGTTACTTTTTTTGAATTTACCACAACCGCTAATATATACAGTCAATACTATATGTCCATTATGAGAGACGTGACGGAAAAACGCCTGATGGAGCAGCAGCTGTTGAGAAGCGAAAAAAATTTCAGGGCTATTTTTGAAAATGCGATTGAAGCGATCTTGATTTGGAGAGACGATGGTGAAATCTTGAACGCTAATCTTGCTTCTTCGCGTGCATTTGAGCTGCCGTTAAATAAATTAATTGGAAGCAATTTGTATACGTTTATCGATACAAAAAGCTTTAGTGCGTTAAAGGTGCTCCAAACGTTTCAAACAAAAGGAGAAATTCGCAATCAGCTTCCTTTTTACATGCCAAATGGAGAAATCAAACAGTTGGAATTCACAGGGAAAAAAGGCATTATAGAAGGAGACCATTTAACCATTTTTCGAAACATCAGTGAACGTACAAAAATCGAACAGGAGCTTCGGAATAACGAAGAGAAATTCAGACAGATTTTTAATGGTTCGATCGATGGATTAGTTTTATGGGACGGCAAGCGAAATATTATTGATGTGAATTCTTCTCTTTGTGATATTCTAGAACTCAGCAAAGAGGAGATTTGTGCGCACTCCATGGAGAATTTTATTTCTTCAGCGAATTTAGATGCGGTGATTGAGCATCAAGAAACGATCGAGCAAAAAGGGGAAGCTGAAGGAGAGATTACGTACGTTACGGGGAACGAAAAAGTTAAAAATATCGAATTCTCTACGAAAAAAGATATCTTGCCAGGTCTATATATGACGCTTTTAAGAGACGTAACGGAACGAAATCAAATGCAGGAGCAGATTCGGAAATCGGATACGCTTCAAGTAGTCGGACAGTTAGCAGCTGGGATTGCACATGAAATCCGCAACCCGATGACAGCTTTAAAAGGGTTTGTTCAGCTGTTAGAAAGCAGCATTCAAGAAGATCACTCTCTTTATTTTGATATTATTAAATCCGAATTAAAAAGAATTGAAACCATTATTACAGAGTTTCTAGTACTCGCTAAGCCACAGGCCGTAAAGTTTGAAAAGAAAAATCTAGATGCGGTTGTTAAAGAAACGATTGATTTATTAAATGCTCAAGCGCTTTTAGAAAATATTCAGTTTGAACTAAGTGTGTCCCCTCAGCTGCCAATGGTGTACTGCGAGCCAAATCAAATTAAGCAAGTACTAATAAATGTAATTAAAAATGCAATCGAAGTCACGTCAAACGGGGGAAGAATTTTTATTGAAGTCTACTCCACAGAGCCGGGTTACGTAACGGTCTCCGTTCGAGATCAAGGAGATGGAATGCCCGAAGAGCGCATCAAGCGCTTAGGAGAACCATTTTATACGACAAAAGAAAAAGGAACGGGACTCGGTTTGATGGTCTCATATAAAATTATCGAAGAACATAAAGGGCGAATTGAAGTGGAAAGCAAAATAGGAGAAGGAACAGCTTTTCATGTTATTCTTCCAGCTTAA
- a CDS encoding carbon-nitrogen family hydrolase: protein MSVKITCLQLDIAFGNPTKNRKYIEQKMTEALKENPDILVLPELWDTAYDLTRLDEIADDEGQQAKQLISQFAKTNEVNIVAGSIAKKTEQGVTNTMYIFDRKGREVSQYSKLHLFKLMDEHLYLEAGTAKNLFTLEQSLCAGVICYDIRFPEWIRVHTSSGAEVLFVVAQWPAPRLAHWKALLISRAIENQCYVIACNRVGQDPNNTFAGHSLVIDPWGEIIAEAGDSEELLSADVNLELVKEIRKQIPVFTDRRTEFY, encoded by the coding sequence TGCAGCTTGATATTGCGTTTGGAAACCCAACTAAAAACCGAAAATATATCGAACAAAAAATGACGGAAGCCCTGAAAGAAAACCCTGATATCCTTGTGCTTCCTGAGCTATGGGATACAGCTTATGATTTGACGCGGCTAGACGAAATTGCAGATGATGAAGGACAGCAAGCCAAGCAATTAATTTCTCAATTTGCTAAAACGAACGAAGTAAATATTGTGGCAGGTTCGATCGCGAAAAAAACAGAGCAAGGCGTCACGAATACGATGTATATTTTTGACCGAAAAGGTCGTGAAGTATCACAATACAGTAAACTGCACTTATTTAAATTAATGGATGAGCACCTCTATCTCGAAGCAGGAACAGCAAAAAATCTTTTTACACTTGAACAGTCACTGTGCGCAGGAGTTATTTGTTACGATATTCGTTTTCCAGAATGGATTCGGGTTCATACTAGCAGCGGAGCAGAAGTCTTGTTTGTTGTCGCTCAGTGGCCGGCTCCAAGACTTGCCCACTGGAAAGCACTGCTCATTAGCCGTGCAATCGAAAATCAATGCTATGTAATCGCGTGTAATCGTGTAGGCCAAGATCCTAATAACACATTTGCCGGACATTCCTTAGTCATCGATCCGTGGGGAGAAATAATCGCTGAAGCTGGCGATAGCGAAGAACTTTTAAGTGCTGACGTTAACCTGGAACTTGTAAAAGAAATTCGTAAACAAATTCCTGTCTTTACAGATCGACGCACAGAATTTTATTAA
- a CDS encoding methylated-DNA--[protein]-cysteine S-methyltransferase, with protein sequence MYYGEMNLFSDLKIYIVASEKGVQHILFDSDDHNEQLKELVHDENYHYVKEAKRQLQDYAEGRMLTFDLPLDIKGTDFQKEVWLTLKHIPYGQTWSYSDVAESVNRSKAVRAVGQANRRNPLPIILPCHRVIGKNGALTGYAGSQTHIKEKLLMLERNVAKGAL encoded by the coding sequence ATGTACTATGGAGAAATGAATTTATTTTCTGATTTGAAAATTTATATTGTAGCCTCGGAAAAAGGGGTTCAACATATTTTATTTGATAGCGATGATCATAATGAGCAGCTTAAAGAACTTGTCCATGACGAGAATTATCACTATGTGAAAGAAGCGAAGCGACAGCTGCAGGATTATGCTGAAGGGCGCATGCTAACATTTGATTTGCCTTTGGATATAAAAGGAACAGACTTTCAAAAAGAAGTGTGGTTAACGCTTAAACATATACCTTATGGACAAACGTGGTCTTATAGTGATGTAGCGGAGTCTGTTAATCGTTCTAAAGCCGTAAGGGCTGTGGGACAAGCGAATCGTCGAAATCCACTGCCTATTATTTTACCTTGTCACCGTGTGATTGGAAAAAATGGAGCTTTAACAGGTTATGCTGGTTCACAAACTCATATAAAAGAGAAACTATTAATGCTTGAAAGAAATGTAGCAAAAGGCGCTCTTTAG
- the mtnK gene encoding S-methyl-5-thioribose kinase, with product MSTTKTEKYQPLTEISAIKLVKKLGLFDATEALTAREIGDGNLNLVFHIINDQTNKSIIVKQALPYAKVVGESWPLSLNRATIESNALKQFGSFTPELVPAVYYHDETLAVTVMEDLSHLTISRAGLIQGESYPLLSQHIGSFLGHIAFKTSDFALKPQDKKEEVVKYSNPDLCNITEDLVFTDPFFDIDTNEFEKALRPDVEELWNDSDVKLQAAKLKYKFLTNAQTLIHGDLHTGSIFASSQETKVIDPEFAFYGPFGFDLGQFVANLFLNALSRETNREPLFAHITNTWNVFKDTFTALWHSENTEPFAKDERLLHEILTQTWQDAVGYAGCEIIRRTIGLAHVADLDGISSEERKINAKRTALKIGRYLLLHQQDVSPNEFEHLLR from the coding sequence ATGTCAACAACAAAAACAGAGAAGTATCAGCCTTTAACAGAAATTTCAGCAATCAAACTTGTGAAAAAGCTAGGTCTTTTTGATGCCACAGAAGCACTGACTGCCCGTGAAATTGGTGACGGCAACTTAAATCTTGTCTTTCACATCATAAATGATCAAACGAATAAATCCATTATCGTCAAACAAGCACTTCCCTATGCAAAAGTTGTAGGCGAAAGCTGGCCTCTATCCTTGAACCGTGCCACAATTGAAAGCAATGCGCTCAAGCAATTCGGTTCATTTACGCCAGAACTTGTGCCCGCTGTTTATTACCACGATGAAACGCTTGCTGTTACGGTCATGGAAGATCTGTCTCATTTAACGATTTCTCGCGCCGGACTTATTCAAGGTGAAAGTTATCCTCTACTCTCACAGCATATCGGTTCTTTTTTAGGACATATTGCGTTCAAAACGTCTGATTTTGCCTTAAAGCCTCAGGATAAAAAAGAAGAAGTTGTTAAGTACAGCAACCCGGACTTATGCAATATTACGGAAGATTTAGTTTTTACAGATCCTTTTTTTGATATTGATACAAATGAATTTGAAAAAGCGCTGCGTCCTGATGTAGAAGAATTGTGGAATGATAGTGATGTAAAGCTACAAGCAGCAAAATTAAAATATAAATTTTTAACAAATGCGCAAACGCTAATCCACGGTGATTTACATACAGGCAGCATCTTTGCTAGCAGTCAAGAAACGAAAGTGATTGATCCAGAATTTGCTTTTTACGGTCCGTTTGGATTCGATTTAGGGCAATTTGTTGCGAATTTATTTTTAAATGCTCTTTCTCGAGAAACAAATCGCGAACCTTTATTTGCACACATTACTAACACATGGAACGTATTCAAAGATACCTTTACTGCGCTTTGGCATTCTGAAAACACTGAACCTTTTGCTAAAGATGAGCGCTTATTACATGAAATTTTAACGCAAACGTGGCAAGATGCTGTTGGATATGCAGGATGTGAAATCATTCGACGTACGATTGGCTTAGCTCACGTGGCGGACTTAGATGGAATTTCTTCAGAGGAAAGAAAAATTAACGCTAAACGTACTGCGTTAAAAATTGGACGCTATTTGCTTCTGCACCAACAAGACGTTTCACCAAATGAATTTGAACATTTACTTCGATAA
- a CDS encoding LutC/YkgG family protein — MNGSIQNRDNFLDNIAANLKRSRRTSGVVKPQWKHAPQHEVYRNYSPDQLKKELENHCERIHTRYVETSSQHLPAALEEAVANYGNGLVCTWNDPRFSEYGLNPLMEKWETNRNLHVWNSVKGDENITLAEQANVGITFSDLTLAESGTVVLFSSAAKGRAVSLLPATYIAIIPQSSIVPRMTQAAEMIHEKVERGETIASCINFITGPSNSADIEMNLVVGVHGPIQATYIVVNDR, encoded by the coding sequence ATGAACGGAAGCATTCAAAATAGAGACAATTTTTTAGACAATATTGCTGCTAATCTTAAGCGAAGCAGGCGAACAAGCGGCGTAGTAAAGCCACAATGGAAGCATGCTCCTCAGCATGAGGTCTACCGCAACTATTCGCCGGATCAATTAAAGAAAGAGCTTGAAAACCATTGCGAACGTATTCATACTCGCTATGTAGAAACCTCATCACAACACTTACCAGCTGCCCTTGAGGAAGCCGTAGCGAACTATGGAAATGGTCTTGTCTGCACGTGGAATGATCCTAGGTTTTCCGAATATGGATTGAATCCGCTGATGGAGAAATGGGAAACAAACCGTAACCTTCACGTATGGAATTCAGTAAAAGGCGATGAGAATATTACACTAGCTGAACAAGCAAACGTCGGCATCACGTTCAGTGATTTGACGCTAGCGGAATCTGGAACAGTTGTTTTGTTTAGCAGTGCTGCAAAGGGACGAGCAGTAAGTTTGCTGCCCGCCACTTATATTGCGATCATACCTCAAAGCTCAATTGTCCCTCGCATGACACAAGCCGCTGAAATGATTCATGAAAAAGTAGAGCGAGGAGAAACGATTGCTTCTTGCATTAACTTTATTACGGGACCGAGCAATTCGGCTGATATTGAAATGAATTTAGTAGTTGGTGTGCATGGACCTATTCAAGCAACTTATATTGTAGTGAATGATCGATAG
- the mtnA gene encoding S-methyl-5-thioribose-1-phosphate isomerase, producing MTNTLSLPRSVEWNESYITLLDQQQLPGKVEYIKLQTIKDVWDAITTLKVRGAPAIGITAAFGLALSALSYDTDSVKEFNKKLALDQQYLASSRPTAVNLFWALERVAKSAESASSVNEAKTKVVHEAIQIQVEDEETCYRIGDHALSLFKKKDKIMTICNAGSIATAYYGTALAPFHLSKQRDIPLEVFACETRPVLQGSRLTAWELQQSGVDVTLITDNMAAHTIKTKEINGIIVGADRIAANGDTANKIGTYGLALLAKAFGIPFYVAAPQSTFDLSIQDGSSIPIEERSPKEVTHIGDTQIAPDGISVYNPAFDVTPSELITAIITEHGIIHSPSSESIQKVLLQSAQ from the coding sequence ATGACAAATACACTATCACTTCCGCGCTCAGTGGAATGGAATGAATCATATATTACTTTATTAGATCAGCAGCAGCTTCCTGGCAAAGTTGAATATATTAAGCTGCAAACCATTAAAGACGTATGGGATGCTATCACTACCTTGAAAGTACGCGGAGCCCCTGCAATTGGCATTACGGCGGCTTTTGGTCTTGCTCTTTCTGCGCTTAGCTATGACACAGATTCAGTCAAGGAATTTAACAAAAAGCTAGCTCTTGATCAACAGTATTTAGCTAGTTCACGCCCTACTGCCGTCAATTTATTTTGGGCATTGGAACGCGTAGCGAAAAGCGCTGAATCCGCTTCGTCCGTTAATGAAGCTAAAACAAAAGTTGTTCATGAAGCTATTCAAATTCAAGTAGAAGATGAAGAAACGTGCTACCGAATTGGAGATCATGCTCTTTCTTTATTTAAAAAGAAAGATAAAATCATGACAATATGTAATGCTGGTTCAATTGCTACAGCTTATTATGGAACAGCCTTAGCACCTTTTCACTTGTCTAAGCAGCGCGATATTCCGCTTGAAGTATTTGCCTGTGAAACAAGACCCGTTCTTCAAGGTTCTCGTTTAACAGCATGGGAACTTCAGCAGTCGGGAGTGGACGTTACGCTGATTACGGATAATATGGCTGCTCATACAATTAAAACAAAAGAGATTAATGGGATTATTGTAGGTGCTGACCGCATTGCAGCAAATGGCGATACGGCTAACAAAATTGGAACATATGGACTTGCTCTTTTAGCGAAAGCATTCGGTATTCCATTTTACGTAGCAGCGCCGCAGTCCACATTTGATTTATCTATTCAAGACGGAAGCAGCATCCCTATTGAAGAACGTTCACCTAAAGAAGTAACGCACATTGGAGATACACAAATTGCTCCAGACGGCATCTCTGTGTACAATCCAGCTTTTGATGTAACGCCAAGCGAACTGATTACGGCCATTATTACAGAGCATGGAATTATCCATTCCCCGTCTTCTGAATCCATTCAAAAAGTTTTGCTGCAATCTGCTCAATAA